From the genome of Argentina anserina chromosome 4, drPotAnse1.1, whole genome shotgun sequence, one region includes:
- the LOC126791639 gene encoding methyltransferase FGSG_00040 — MAEEQMQQLRSKATELLLREEWSESVEVYSQFINLCQNQINQTPDNLPKLHKSLCLALSNRASARSRLRDYTQALKDCDEALKIESTHFKTLVCKGKILLNLNRYSMALGCFKTAQLDPQANGSSVGLNGYLQKCKKLELMSKTGAFDLSEWVANGFRAKPPEAAEYIGAVEMRRSGIRGRGLFATKNMEAGSLVLISKAVATERGILPGHDLDENAQLVMWKNFTENVLDSVTKCSRICSLISTLSSGEDEDELEVPAIDVFKPEFEQIGNSEEKKVDASRILSILDVNSIVEDSISSKVLGKNSDYYGVGIWILASFINHSCIPNARRVHVGDYVIVHASRDVKAGEELTFAYFDVLNPLEKRNEMSKTWGFRCNCRRCKFEAELCSRQEGVGEIEMGLDRGLDSGAVVFKLEEGMRKWKVKEKEKGYLRASFWTAYGSEKLMRSWGRRIPTMESVVDSIVEAVGSDERVLKMVVEKLKKGNGGSSVVEVERALKLGRGVYGKVMKKQAMKSLLGLGILEPIY; from the coding sequence ATGGCAGAAGAGCAAATGCAGCAACTGAGATCCAAAGCCACAGAGCTCTTGCTCAGAGAAGAATGGAGCGAATCAGTAGAGGTATATTCTCAGTTCATCAATCTCTGCCAAAACCAGATCAACCAGACCCCAGATAACCTCCCAAAGCTCCACAAGTCTCTCTGCCTGGCTCTATCCAACCGCGCTTCAGCGCGGTCCAGACTCCGAGATTACACACAAGCCCTGAAGGAttgtgatgaggcactgaagATTGAGAGCACCCATTTCAAGACTCTAGTCTGCAAGGGTAAGATTTTGCTGAATTTGAACAGGTACTCCATGGCATTGGGTTGTTTCAAAACTGCTCAGCTTGATCCTCAGGCTAATGGGAGCTCTGTTGGGCTTAATGGGTACTTGCAGAAATGCAAGAAGCTCGAGTTGATGTCGAAAACTGGAGCTTTTGATCTCTCTGAGTGGGTGGCTAATGGGTTCCGAGCCAAGCCTCCGGAGGCTGCTGAGTACATTGGAGCAGTGGAGATGAGGAGATCAGGGATTAGAGGAAGGGGATTGTTTGCGACGAAGAATATGGAAGCTGGGAGTTTGGTGCTGATTAGTAAAGCTGTTGCAACTGAGAGAGGTATTTTGCCGGGTCATGATTTGGATGAGAATGCTCAGTTGGTTATGTGGAAGAATTTTACTGAGAACGTGTTGGATTCTGTGACCAAATGTTCGAGAATATGTAGTTTGATTAGTACACTGTCGAGTGgtgaagatgaggatgagCTTGAGGTGCCTGCGATCGATGTGTTTAAGCCTGAGTTTGAGCAGATTGGGAACTCAGAAGAGAAAAAGGTTGATGCAAGTAGGATATTGAGTATCTTGGATGTCAATTCCATTGTTGAAGATTCGATTTCGTCGAAGGTATTGGGAAAGAACAGTGATTACTACGGTGTGGGGATTTGGATACTTGCTTCATTTATCAACCATTCATGCATTCCCAATGCGAGGCGTGTGCATGTTGGGGACTATGTGATAGTTCATGCTTCAAGAGATGTCAAAGCTGGTGAGGAGctaacttttgcatatttcGATGTGCTGAATCCGTTGGAAAAGCGCAATGAGATGTCGAAGACTTGGGGGTTTAGGTGCAACTGCAGGAGGTGTAAGTTTGAAGCTGAACTATGTTCTAGGCAAGAAGGCGTTGGAGAGATTGAGATGGGTCTCGACAGAGGGTTGGATTCTGGTGCTGTGGTTTTTAAGCTGGAGGAAGGCATGAGAAAATGGAAGGTTAAGGAGAAGGAAAAAGGATACTTGAGAGCTTCATTTTGGACTGCATATGGCTCAGAGAAGTTGATGAGAAGTTGGGGAAGACGGATTCCGACGATGGAGTCTGTGGTTGATAGCATTGTGGAAGCTGTGGGAAGTGATGAGAGGGTGTTGAAGATGGTGGTGGAGAAGCTAAAGAAAGGAAATGGTGGCAGTTCGGTGGTGGAAGTAGAAAGAGCTTTGAAGTTGGGAAGAGGGGTGTATGGGAAAGTAATGAAAAAGCAAGCAATGAAGAGTCTCCTTGGACTTGGAATTCTTGAACCCATCTATTGA
- the LOC126790493 gene encoding anaphase-promoting complex subunit 2 isoform X1 — protein MANSISSITNPIFLDSLTETSAHEIAECYSAFCAATETLLGGAGDLSVGPELASHVHRLCDHGLESLVRDHFLAALERTFQNNGASKFWRHFDAPPRHAVSIGEALEEISLEKQYQEKCLLILVHALQTYKGGRTRRNLDSDDVSKELFARYQLSVSSVLMATLPRKFPEILKWYFKGRLEELSSVMAGDEPRDDEDGDDRDDMELDECYPQGRLFGNDNKLVNNIGRVVHDLRSLGFTSMTEDAYASAIFLFLKDKVHDLAGDDYRVSVLESIKGWIQAVPLQFLHALLAFLGDSVSYESASSGLKSPLTKCPASFYPGIDTPSEGLVRWQLRLEYFAYETLQDLRIAKLFEIIVDYPDSSPAIEDLKQCLEYTGQHSKLVESFISALQYRLLTAGASTNDILHQYVSTIKALRTIDPAGVFLEAVSEPIRDYLRGRKDTIKCIVTMLTDGTGANPNVSGNTGDSLLEELNRDEESQENIAPEDDFHTDDKQAWINASRWEPDPVEADPLKGSRNRRKVDILGMIVGIIGSQDQLVNEYRVMLAEKLLNKSDYDIDSEIRTLELLKIHFGENSMQKCEIMLNDLIGSKRINTNIKATIAQPSHTDVDAGGELGNTRVSMDILDATIISSNFWPPIQDESLNIPGPVDQLLTDYAKRFNEIKTPRKLLWKKNLGTVKLELQFEDREIQFMVAPLHAAIIMQFQDQKSWTSKDLAAAVGVPVDILNRRISFWISKGILAESVGKDTDDHEFTLMEGMIDSCRNTATDGNCEDLIVGDEEGESSVTSVEDQLRKEMTVYEKFILGMLTNFGSMALDRIHNTLKMFCIADPTYDKTLQQLQGFLSGLVSEEKLELRDGMYFLKK, from the exons ATGGCGAATTCCATTTCATCAATCACAAATCCAATATTTCTCGACTCACTCACCGAAACCTCCGCCCACGAAATCGCCGAATGCTACTCCGCCTTCTGCGCCGCCACCGAAACCCTCCTCGGCGGCGCCGGCGACCTCTCTGTCGGCCCGGAGCTCGCATCCCACGTCCACCGCCTCTGCGACCACGGCCTCGAGTCCCTCGTCCGCGACCACTTCCTCGCCGCGCTCGAGAGGACCTTCCAGAACAACGGCGCCTCCAAATTCTGGCGCCATTTCGACGCGCCGCCGCGCCACGCCGTTTCCATCGGCGAAGCCCTGGAGGAGATCTCGCTGGAAAAGCAGTACCAGGAGAAGTGCTTGCTCATTCTGGTTCACGCTCTACAGACttataaaggaggaagaacaagaagaaaccTTGATTCCGATGACGTCAGCAAGGAGCTGTTTGCTAGGTACCAATTGTCAGTGTCCTCGGTTCTGATGGCGACTCTACCCCGGAAGTTTCCAG AGATACTCAAGTGGTATTTCAAGGGGAGATTGGAGGAACTGAGTAGTGTAATGGCCGGAGACGAGCCTCGGGACGACGAGGATGGAGATGATAGGGATGATATGGAGTTGGATGAATGCTATCCCCAAGGGAGGTTGTTTGGTAATGATAATAAATTGGTGAACAACATTGGCCGGGTTGTACATGATTTGAGGAGTCTTGGATTCACTTCTATGACCGAGGATGCGTATGCGTCTgctatatttttgtttctgaAG GACAAAGTTCATGACCTTGCTGGTGATGATTACCGGGTTTCTGTTTTGGAGTCTATTAAGGGGTGGATACAG GCTGTGCCTCTTCAGTTCTTGCATGCTCTACTTGCTTTTCTTGGTGATTCTGTCAGTTACGAAAGTGCATCATCCGGTCTCAAGTCACCTTTGACCAAATGCCCTGCTTCATTCTATCCTGGAATTGATACTCCATCTGAAGGTCTCGTTAGATGGCAGTTACGACTAGAGTATTTCGCTTATGAAACATTGCAAGATTTGAGAATAGCAaaattatttgagattattgtgGATTATCCTGACAG CTCTCCTGCGATTGAAGATTTGAAACAGTGTCTTGAATACACTGGGCAACATTCCAAGCTTGTGGAGTCATTTATTTCCGCACTACAATATCGCTTGCTCACGGCAGGTGCCTCGACAAATGACATTTTGCATCAATATGTTTCAACAATTAAAGCACTCAGGACGATAGATCCAGCAGGTGTTTTCCTTGAAGCAGTCAGTGAGCCAATAAGGGACTATTTAAGAGGGAGGAAAGACACCATAAAGTGCATTGTGACCATGCTTACTGATGGTACTGGTGCAAATCCTAATGTATCTGGAAACACTGGGGATAGCCTTCTTGAAGAGTTAAATAGAGATGAAGAAAGCCAAGAGAACATTGCTCCTGAGGATGATTTTCATACTGATGACAAGCAAGCTTGGATCAATGCTTCACG CTGGGAGCCCGACCCGGTAGAAGCTGACCCCTTGAAAGGTAGCAGGAATCGAAGGAAGGTTGACATACTTGGAATGATTGTTGGCATAATTGGTTCACAAGACCAACTTGTTAATGAATATCGTGTTATGCTGGCTGAAAAGCTTCTTAACAAATCTGATTATGACATTGATTCAGAAATACGTACTCTTGAACTCCTCAAG ATACATTTTGGGGAGAACAGCATGCAGAAATGTGAAATTATGCTCAATGATCTGATTGGTTCTAAGAGGATCAACACCAATATTAAAGCAACCATAGCTCAGCCATCTCATACAG ATGTAGATGCAGGGGGTGAGCTGGGGAATACCAGGGTATCCATGGATATACTTGATGCTACTATAATCTCTTCAAATTTCTGGCCTCCAATCCAG GATGAATCCTTAAACATACCTGGGCCTGTTGATCAACTACTCACTGATTATGCAAAAAGATTCAATGAAATCAAGACCCCTCGTAAGCTATTGTGGAAGAAGAATCTGGGTACTGTCaag TTggaattgcaatttgaagatAGAGAAATACAGTTCATGGTTGCTCCTCTTCATGCAGCAATTATAATGCAATTTCAAGATCAGAAAAG CTGGACCTCCAAAGATCTTGCAGCTGCAGTTGGGGTTCCAGTAGATATACTTAATCGGAGGATCAGTTTTTGGATAAGCAAG GGAATTCTTGCAGAATCAGTTGGGAAAGACACTGATGACCATGAGTTTACCCTAATGGAAGGGATGATTGACAGTTGCAGAAACACTGCAACTGATGGGAACTGCGAGGATCTTATAGTTGGTGATGAGGAAGGAGAGAGTTCTGTCACCTCTGTAGAGGATCAACTCCGCAAGGAAATGACTGTATATGAG AAATTTATTTTAGGGATGCTCACAAACTTTGGAAGCATGGCTTTGGATCGAATTCATAATACTCTCAAG ATGTTCTGCATAGCTGATCCCACGTATGACAAAACCCTCCAGCAGCTTCAAGGTTTCTTATCAGGTCTAGTTTCTGAAGAAAAATTAGAACTAAGAGATGGCATGTACTTTTTGAAGAAGTAA
- the LOC126790493 gene encoding anaphase-promoting complex subunit 2 isoform X2: MANSISSITNPIFLDSLTETSAHEIAECYSAFCAATETLLGGAGDLSVGPELASHVHRLCDHGLESLVRDHFLAALERTFQNNGASKFWRHFDAPPRHAVSIGEALEEISLEKQYQEKCLLILVHALQTYKGGRTRRNLDSDDVSKELFARYQLSVSSVLMATLPRKFPEILKWYFKGRLEELSSVMAGDEPRDDEDGDDRDDMELDECYPQGRLFGNDNKLVNNIGRVVHDLRSLGFTSMTEDAYASAIFLFLKDKVHDLAGDDYRVSVLESIKGWIQAVPLQFLHALLAFLGDSVSYESASSGLKSPLTKCPASFYPGIDTPSEGLVRWQLRLEYFAYETLQDLRIAKLFEIIVDYPDSSPAIEDLKQCLEYTGQHSKLVESFISALQYRLLTAGASTNDILHQYVSTIKALRTIDPAGVFLEAVSEPIRDYLRGRKDTIKCIVTMLTDGTGANPNVSGNTGDSLLEELNRDEESQENIAPEDDFHTDDKQAWINASRWEPDPVEADPLKGSRNRRKVDILGMIVGIIGSQDQLVNEYRVMLAEKLLNKSDYDIDSEIRTLELLKIHFGENSMQKCEIMLNDLIGSKRINTNIKATIAQPSHTDAGGELGNTRVSMDILDATIISSNFWPPIQDESLNIPGPVDQLLTDYAKRFNEIKTPRKLLWKKNLGTVKLELQFEDREIQFMVAPLHAAIIMQFQDQKSWTSKDLAAAVGVPVDILNRRISFWISKGILAESVGKDTDDHEFTLMEGMIDSCRNTATDGNCEDLIVGDEEGESSVTSVEDQLRKEMTVYEKFILGMLTNFGSMALDRIHNTLKMFCIADPTYDKTLQQLQGFLSGLVSEEKLELRDGMYFLKK; the protein is encoded by the exons ATGGCGAATTCCATTTCATCAATCACAAATCCAATATTTCTCGACTCACTCACCGAAACCTCCGCCCACGAAATCGCCGAATGCTACTCCGCCTTCTGCGCCGCCACCGAAACCCTCCTCGGCGGCGCCGGCGACCTCTCTGTCGGCCCGGAGCTCGCATCCCACGTCCACCGCCTCTGCGACCACGGCCTCGAGTCCCTCGTCCGCGACCACTTCCTCGCCGCGCTCGAGAGGACCTTCCAGAACAACGGCGCCTCCAAATTCTGGCGCCATTTCGACGCGCCGCCGCGCCACGCCGTTTCCATCGGCGAAGCCCTGGAGGAGATCTCGCTGGAAAAGCAGTACCAGGAGAAGTGCTTGCTCATTCTGGTTCACGCTCTACAGACttataaaggaggaagaacaagaagaaaccTTGATTCCGATGACGTCAGCAAGGAGCTGTTTGCTAGGTACCAATTGTCAGTGTCCTCGGTTCTGATGGCGACTCTACCCCGGAAGTTTCCAG AGATACTCAAGTGGTATTTCAAGGGGAGATTGGAGGAACTGAGTAGTGTAATGGCCGGAGACGAGCCTCGGGACGACGAGGATGGAGATGATAGGGATGATATGGAGTTGGATGAATGCTATCCCCAAGGGAGGTTGTTTGGTAATGATAATAAATTGGTGAACAACATTGGCCGGGTTGTACATGATTTGAGGAGTCTTGGATTCACTTCTATGACCGAGGATGCGTATGCGTCTgctatatttttgtttctgaAG GACAAAGTTCATGACCTTGCTGGTGATGATTACCGGGTTTCTGTTTTGGAGTCTATTAAGGGGTGGATACAG GCTGTGCCTCTTCAGTTCTTGCATGCTCTACTTGCTTTTCTTGGTGATTCTGTCAGTTACGAAAGTGCATCATCCGGTCTCAAGTCACCTTTGACCAAATGCCCTGCTTCATTCTATCCTGGAATTGATACTCCATCTGAAGGTCTCGTTAGATGGCAGTTACGACTAGAGTATTTCGCTTATGAAACATTGCAAGATTTGAGAATAGCAaaattatttgagattattgtgGATTATCCTGACAG CTCTCCTGCGATTGAAGATTTGAAACAGTGTCTTGAATACACTGGGCAACATTCCAAGCTTGTGGAGTCATTTATTTCCGCACTACAATATCGCTTGCTCACGGCAGGTGCCTCGACAAATGACATTTTGCATCAATATGTTTCAACAATTAAAGCACTCAGGACGATAGATCCAGCAGGTGTTTTCCTTGAAGCAGTCAGTGAGCCAATAAGGGACTATTTAAGAGGGAGGAAAGACACCATAAAGTGCATTGTGACCATGCTTACTGATGGTACTGGTGCAAATCCTAATGTATCTGGAAACACTGGGGATAGCCTTCTTGAAGAGTTAAATAGAGATGAAGAAAGCCAAGAGAACATTGCTCCTGAGGATGATTTTCATACTGATGACAAGCAAGCTTGGATCAATGCTTCACG CTGGGAGCCCGACCCGGTAGAAGCTGACCCCTTGAAAGGTAGCAGGAATCGAAGGAAGGTTGACATACTTGGAATGATTGTTGGCATAATTGGTTCACAAGACCAACTTGTTAATGAATATCGTGTTATGCTGGCTGAAAAGCTTCTTAACAAATCTGATTATGACATTGATTCAGAAATACGTACTCTTGAACTCCTCAAG ATACATTTTGGGGAGAACAGCATGCAGAAATGTGAAATTATGCTCAATGATCTGATTGGTTCTAAGAGGATCAACACCAATATTAAAGCAACCATAGCTCAGCCATCTCATACAG ATGCAGGGGGTGAGCTGGGGAATACCAGGGTATCCATGGATATACTTGATGCTACTATAATCTCTTCAAATTTCTGGCCTCCAATCCAG GATGAATCCTTAAACATACCTGGGCCTGTTGATCAACTACTCACTGATTATGCAAAAAGATTCAATGAAATCAAGACCCCTCGTAAGCTATTGTGGAAGAAGAATCTGGGTACTGTCaag TTggaattgcaatttgaagatAGAGAAATACAGTTCATGGTTGCTCCTCTTCATGCAGCAATTATAATGCAATTTCAAGATCAGAAAAG CTGGACCTCCAAAGATCTTGCAGCTGCAGTTGGGGTTCCAGTAGATATACTTAATCGGAGGATCAGTTTTTGGATAAGCAAG GGAATTCTTGCAGAATCAGTTGGGAAAGACACTGATGACCATGAGTTTACCCTAATGGAAGGGATGATTGACAGTTGCAGAAACACTGCAACTGATGGGAACTGCGAGGATCTTATAGTTGGTGATGAGGAAGGAGAGAGTTCTGTCACCTCTGTAGAGGATCAACTCCGCAAGGAAATGACTGTATATGAG AAATTTATTTTAGGGATGCTCACAAACTTTGGAAGCATGGCTTTGGATCGAATTCATAATACTCTCAAG ATGTTCTGCATAGCTGATCCCACGTATGACAAAACCCTCCAGCAGCTTCAAGGTTTCTTATCAGGTCTAGTTTCTGAAGAAAAATTAGAACTAAGAGATGGCATGTACTTTTTGAAGAAGTAA
- the LOC126790598 gene encoding protein SHORT ROOT IN SALT MEDIUM 1 gives MYTSRGNNAYGQQSYAGQSAYGQNLGPGYPANSVGVGGADGNVPLPMVSRHSAMLGAAEEVDPNAYRPLPAAAAHYGGQYSSLYGSAALSTAPQAPSISAKGSGPSVLESRGGYASAKQDSPKFSSGDYIPSSSHAQLYGENPTIDRRPYGRQSAYIGRDLQSEPTGRFADSVGFGPQHQAEIYDRIDKAVLLRQEQLLKAHSLQSASLEGSARQTDYLAARGASSRHPTQEIASFGGRMEGDPRSLSMLSGSSYGEQPAPSILGAAPRRNADDLLYSQNTSNPGYGVSLPPGRDYGSGKGLHVPSLEPDYPIGLSHGGHSRIDERKDDRASYLQEFELREEARRRDRLRERERDREREKEWDRERERERERERERERERERERDILERRLKERERERERKRALDTRRERTPQRVSRDRRGASLVKEGRSLRRDSPHHETPHRRHSPVKDKRRDYVCKVYSNSLIDVERDYLSMDKRYPRLFVPSEFCKAVVNWPRENLQLSIRTPVSFEHDFVEEDGAAVMKEPTTIVAEEPAKSGCGDIVWNVKIILMSGISKNALEELSSERSSDDRIPHICNILRFAILKKDRAFMTIGGPWNPTDGGNPSVDDSSLIHTAIRYGKDVAKLDLQNCKNWNRFLEIHYDRNGKDGFFSHKEITVIFVPDLSECLPSLDAWRDQWLAHKKAVAERERQLSLKKERLRDEEVLKDKESESSKQKRTEKEEIKKESSSTGEAKEVKNKEQDGNNTNGNVSEGKNDMNDKKLKKIDESGGSETGNNEEKKEQVVAAELQTPGSVKSGKKKIVRRVVKQKAVGKLARDSTTKQPDNMGEKDNNEGEKENPEIPGEEESSPDLAGVKTFKRKRVVKKVLVAKAAQKENNTDTKVKVGQEIGCSEEKAEPSSGTVVQDTNVKTVVKKKIIKKVAKKKVSDVELSEGVDVDEKNYVRNETDSTQTKTAVIDTPATKGTIKEVADKQNDVVSSTKADSKDIKEDKKDEKRSGDKSGCVATAERSKSKDAEKLKEKDKKERDGKDESRAKSKNKEVKETRKTEEPPRHPGLILQTKFSKDSKLRSSSLSLELLLDYTDKDIEESTFELSVFAETFYEMLQHQMGCRLLTFLQKLRIKFVTKRNQRKRQREEESVKKANDEKSPAKRPKTDELPVKDQVAKSPETLSSTQPDAVKQEEEKAITISKESSPVEPVDEVKMEHATEDDKDPEEDPEEDPEEYDPMEDGSPPPDTNENIEEGNSNVNPVPGNEKDEVSVNEEKDMKVDQTEAKQEEGKKEEKLDSGKKEAPRVKEVVDKELLQAFRFFDRNQVGHIRVEDMRLIIHNLGKFLSHRDVKELVQSALIESNTARDDRILYKKLVRLTDI, from the exons ATGTATACGTCCAGAGGGAACAATGCCTATGGACAACAGTCCTATGCTGGGCAATCTGCATATGGCCAGAAT TTGGGGCCTGGTTATCCTGCAAATTCAGTAGGAGTTGGAGGGGCTGATGGGAATGTGCCGCTTCCCATGGTTTCGCGGCATTCAGCAATGTTAGGGGCTGCAGAGGAAGTGGATCCCAATGCGTATAGACCACTTCCTGCAGCTGCTGCTCATTATGGGGGACAGTATAGCTCCCTCTATGGTTCGGCTGCTTTAAGCACTGCACCTCAG GCTCCATCTATCAGTGCCAAAGGTTCAGGACCATCAGTTTTGGAAAGTCGTGGCGGCTATGCTTCAGCTAAGCAGGATTCTCCAAAATTTTCATCTGGGGACTATATCCCATCTTCAAGTCATGCACAATTGTATGGGGAAAATCCAACAATTGACAGAAGGCCATATGGTCGGCAGAGTGCTTATATTGGAAGGGACTTGCAAAGTGAACCAACTGGTCGATTTGCTGATTCTGTTGGTTTTGGTCCCCAGCATCAG GCTGAGATTTATGATCGCATTGATAAGGCGGTGCTGCTTCGGCAAGAACAGTTGCTGAAAGCTCATTCTCTGCAATCTGCCTCTCTTGAAGGGAGTGCAAG acaaactgattatcttgcAGCAAGGGGTGCCTCTAGTCGTCATCCCACTCAAGAAATTGCTTCGTTTGGAGGAAGAATGGAGGGGGATCCTCGCAGCTTATCGATGCTTAGTGGTTCTTCTTATGGCGAACAACCAGCTCCATCAATATTAGGGGCAGCTCCACGGAGAAATGCAGATGACCTCTTATATTCACAAAATACTTCAAATCCTGGTTATGGGGTCAGCCTTCCTCCTGGGAGGGATTATGGCAGTGGTAAAGGTCTCCATGTCCCATCACTCGAGCCTGATTATCCAATTGGTTTGTCTCATGGCGGTCATTCAAGGATCGATGAACGCAAGGACGACAGAGCTAGCTATCTCCAAGAATTTGAACTAAGGGAGGAGGCACGGCGTCGAGATCGTCTAcgcgagagagagagggatagAGAAAGGGAGAAGGAATGGGACCGCGAACGTGAACGTGAACGTGAACGCGAACGCGAGCGAGAACGAGAAAGAGAGCGTGAAAGAGACATTTTGGAGCGGCGGTTGAAGGAAAGGGAGCGGGAGCGGGAGCGCAAGCGTGCACTTGACACCAGGCGGGAACGAACTCCACAAAGAGTCTCCAGGGATCGTCGCGGTGCGTCTTTGGTAAAGGAGGGGAGATCTTTACGACGGGATTCTCCACATCATGAAACGCCACATAG GCGTCATTCACCTGTTAAAGATAAAAGGAGAGATTATGTCTGCAAG GTTTACTCTAACAGTCTGATAGATGTAGAAAGGGATTATCTTTCCATGGATAAACGATATCCCAGGCTCTTTGTACCCTCAGAATTCTGCAAG GCTGTGGTAAACTGGCCGAGAGAGAACCTTCAACTTTCTATTCGGACTCCTGTCAG TTTTGAGCATGATTTTGTGGAAGAAGATGGTGCAGCTGTAATGAAAGAGCCAACAACTATAGTTGCTGAAGAACCTGCAAAATCAGGATGTGGGGATATTGTGTGGAATGTGAAG ATTATCTTGATGAGTGGGATAAGCAAGAATGCTCTGGAGGAGCTTTCATCTGAAAGAAGTTCTGATGATCGCATACCCCATATCTGCAATATCCTTAGGTTTGCCATTCTTAAAAAGGATCGCGCATTCATGACAATTGGTGGTCCATGGAATCCCACTGATGGTGGTAATCCATCAGTTGATGATAGCTCTTTAATTCATACTGCGATAAG ATATGGAAAGGATGTTGCAAAACTTGATCTGCAGAACTGCAAGAACTGGAATCGTTTTCTTGAG ATACACTATGATAGAAATGGGAAAGATGGATTCTTTAGTCATAAAGAGATCACTGTTATATTTGTCCCAGATTTATCTGAGTGTCTCCCTTCACTGGATGCATGGCGAGACCAATGGCTTGCTCACAAAAAAGCTGTTGCAGAAAGAGAGCGGCAGCTTTCTTTGAAAAAAGAG AGATTGAGGGACGAGGAAGTGCTTAAAG ATAAGGAAAGTGAatcctcaaaacaaaaaagaacagaaaaagaagaaataaagaaagagtCTTCATCCACTGGAGAAgcaaaagaagttaagaacAAGGAACAAGATGGGAATAATACGAATGGGAATGTATCTGAAGGAAAGAATGATATGAATGATAAGAAGCTTAAGAAAATAGATGAGAGTGGAGGCAGCGAGACAGGCAATAATGAAGAGAAAAAGGAACAGGTGGTAGCTGCTGAACTTCAGACACCTGGAAGTGTGAAGTCTGGGAAGAAAAAGATTGTAAGAAGGGTTGTTAAACAGAAGGCCGTTGGTAAGTTGGCCAGGGATAGTACAACCAAGCAACCTGACAATATGGGTGAGAAGGATAACAATGAaggtgaaaaagaaaatccaGAGATACCAGGTGAAGAGGAGTCTTCACCTGATCTTGCTGGGGTCAAAACTTTTAAGAGAAAAAGGGTTGTTAAGAAGGTTTTAGTAGCAAAGGCTGCTCAGAAGGAAAATAACACAGACACAAAGGTGAAAGTTGGACAGGAAATTGGCTGCTCTGAGGAGAAAGCTGAACCAAGCAGCGGTACAGTTGTGCAAGATACTAATGTAAAGACAGTagtaaagaagaaaataattaagaaggtTGCTAAAAAAAAGGTCTCTGATGTGGAATTGAGCGAAGGGGTTGATGTCGATGAGAAAAATTATGTTCGAAATGAAACAGATAGTACACAGACAAAAACAGCAGTTATAGATACGCCAGCAACAAAGGGGACAATAAAAGAAGTAGCTGACAAGCAAAATGATGTGGTGAGCTCAACTAAAGCAGATTCAAAAGACATTAAGGAGGATAAGAAAGATGAGAAACGAAGTGGTGACAAAAGTGGTTGTGTCGCTACAGCAGAGAGGAGTAAATCAAAGGATGCtgaaaaattgaaagagaAAGACAAAAAGGAGAGAGATGGAAAAGATGAGTCTAGGGCCAAATCAAAAAATAAAGAAGTGAAAGAAACGAGAAAGACTGAAGAACCACCTCGACACCCTGGATTAATTCTACAAACAAAGTTCAGCAAGGATTCCAAG CTGCGTTCATCATCATTGTCACTTGAGTTACTATTGGACTATACTGACAAAGATATTGAAGAATCAACATTTGAG CTTTCAGTGTTTGCTGAAACATTCTATGAGATGCTCCAGCATCAGATGGGATGTCGTCTTTTAACATTTCTCCAG AAACTGCGAATAAAGTTTGTGACAAAAAGAAACCAACGTAAGAGGCAACGAGAAGAAGAAAGTGTTAAGAAAGCAAATGATGAAAAGTCACCAGCAAAGCGCCCAAAGACAGATGAGCTCCCTGTGAAAGATCAGGTTGCTAAATCACCTGAAACTTTGAGTTCAACTCAGCCTGATGCCGTGAAACAAGAGGAAGAAAAAGCTATAACTATCTCCAAGGAGAGTAGTCCTGTTGAACCTGTTGATGAGGTGAAAATGGAGCATGCAACAGAGGATGATAAAGATCCAGAAGAGGATCCAGAAGAAGATCCTGAAGAGTATGATCCCATGGAGGATGGAAGTCCTCCGCCTGACACCAATGAAAATATTGAGGAAGGGAACAGCAATGTGAATCCTGTGCCTggaaatgagaaagatgaagtcagtGTTAATGAAGAAAAAGACATGAAGGTTGATCAAACAGAGGCCAAACAAGAAGAAgggaagaaagaggagaaactTGATTCagggaagaaagaagcacCCCGCGTAAAGGAGGTTGTTGACAAGGAGCTACTGCAG GCTTTTAGGTTCTTCGATAGGAATCAAGTCGGCCACATTAGG GTTGAAGATATGCGGTTGATAATCCATAACTTGGGAAAGTTCCTCTCGCACAGGGATGTCAAG GAACTTGTGCAGAGCGCATTAATAGAGAGCAACACAGCTAGGGATGACCGCATTCTTTACAAAAAGCTGGTGCGGTTGACTGACATTTGA